From Bombyx mori chromosome 10, ASM3026992v2, a single genomic window includes:
- the LOC101740048 gene encoding sodium-coupled monocarboxylate transporter 1, translated as MTAALKYFWPFEEKHKITYFFFAWISCQLCTVRALPEFTQQTNNDTIIASIWDNVASANDLFHWEDYSVLAAMVFVSCAIGVYYGYFGENQMTGDDFLLGGSSMGTFPTALSLAASFITAIELLGNPAEMYMAGGQFWMICIAFILVVPITSRLYLPVFMRLRLTSCYEYLEVRFCKTIRIYASGLYMMQMILYTAVAVYAPALALSDVTGLNTYLAVSLVYVVCIFYASQGGMKAVIMTDSFQSAVLVGSLATVLAMGASRVGGLEAVWKHASLTDRLHFFDMSPDPTIRHSFWSVVVGGTIYWTSMFCANQASVQKYLSVERISQVRVALWVSALSLIAVFSVNFITGAVLALHYANCDPIQAGAINGPDRLLPLYVVRDLGDSHGVPGFFVAGIFAASLGTVATTLNSLSAIACQDFVTALLGIRLPENKGALIARWVCLICGALSFILVFAVERLGPVLQLALSFNGMTGGVSLGLFSLGMLFPWANAKGAVAGGIFGLLVVLVAGGGAQFVQVPLNRLPASTDGCPATYNSSQITHLSDNDDPVFWLFRLSYLWYSGLGCAATLVVGLAVSIITGVTDPANVPIDLISPPVITCLNSLPNTLKRALRVPLRVESQRRRSSSVRPPTMGDDKDTRRRRRLSELAGGVFYSDAPTLTHGHENYALDLENPSPDEHKQAMIKLEDSDGFNTQSSVC; from the exons atgacAGCGGCACTCAAATATTTCTGGCCTTTCGAAGAAAAACATAAG attacctacttttttttcgcCTGGATTTCATGTCAACTGTGTACTGTAAGAGCTCTACCAGAATTTACTCAACAAACCAACAACGATACCATAATTGCCTCAATCTGGGACAATGTGGCCTCTGCCAACGATTTATTCCACTGGGAAGACTACAGTGTACTGGCTGCTATGGTTTTTGTTTCTTGTGCTATTGGAGTTTACTATGGGTATTTCGGAGAAAATCAAATGACAGGAGATGATTTTCTTCTCGGAGGATCGTCAATGGGAACATTTCCTACTGCTTTAAGCTTAGCCGCAAG tttCATCACAGCGATTGAGTTGTTAGGAAACCCGGCGGAGATGTACATGGCAGGCGGTCAATTCTGGATGATTTGTATAGCGTTTATACTTGTTGTGCCGATTACTAGTCGATTGTACCTACCAGTGTTCATGAGACTTCGGCTAACTTCTTGCTATGAGTACCTG GAAGTACGTTTCTGTAAAACGATCCGTATTTACGCGAGCGGTTTATATATGATGCAGATGATATTATATACTGCGGTAGCTGTTTATGCGCCGGCACTGGCACTTTCTGATG TAACGGGTCTAAATACATATCTAGCAGTATCATTGGTGTATGTCGTATGCATTTTCTACGCATCACAG GGTGGCATGAAAGCAGTCATCATGACAGACTCATTTCAGTCAGCAGTATTGGTAGGATCTCTAGCCACGGTGTTGGCGATGGGTGCTTCGAGGGTTGGAGGCTTAGAAGCAGTTTGGAAACACGCTAGCCTCACGGACAGACTCCACTTTTTTGA cATGAGCCCAGACCCTACAATTCGACACTCGTTTTGGTCGGTTGTCGTCGGTGGAACTATATATTGGACGAGCATGTTTTGTGCTAACCAGGCTTCAGTCCAAAAGTATCTCTCAGTAGAAAGAATATCTCAAGTTCGCGTGGCTCTCTGGGTATCAGCATTAAGCCTGATAGCCGTATTTTCGGTGAATTTCATCACTGGCGCCGTCCTTGCCCTACACTACGCGAATTGTGATCCGATACAG gcTGGTGCAATCAACGGTCCCGATCGTCTTCTACCTTTGTATGTAGTGCGAGACCTCGGTGACTCTCATGGTGTGCCAGGGTTTTTCGTTGCTGGAATATTTGCAGCAAGCCTCgg AACAGTGGCGACAACATTAAATTCCTTATCTGCGATTGCTTGTCAAGATTTCGTAACAGCATTACTGGGGATAAGATTACCTGAAAATAAAGGAGCTCTA ATAGCCCGATGGGTGTGCCTGATTTGTGGGGCCTTATCGTTTATATTAGTATTTGCAGTAGAACGATTGGGCCCTGTTCTGCAACTCGCTCTCTCTTTTAATGGAATGACCGGAGGCGTCTCACTCGGACTCTTCTCTCTCGGCATGTTATTTCCATGGGCTAATGCTAAA GGAGCTGTAGCAGGAGGTATTTTCGGGCTACTTGTGGTTCTTGTCGCTGGAGGTGGAGCTCAATTCGTACAAGTGCCGTTAAATAGACTCCCCGCTTCTACAGATGGATGTCCCGCAACTTATAATAGTTCGCAAATAACTCACCTaag TGACAACGATGATCCGGTATTTTGGTTGTTTCGTTTATCATATCTTTGGTACTCGGGATTGGGATGCGCTGCAACCCTGGTAGTTGGCCTGGCAGTTTCGATCATCACTGGAGTGACAGATCCAGCAAACGTCCCTATAGATCTAATatcaccaccagtaatcacttgCCTAAATTCGCTGCCAAACACACTGAAG AGAGCGTTACGTGTACCTTTGCGTGTTGAATCTCAAAGGCGACGTAGTTCGAGTGTTCGACCTCCAACCATGGGCGATGATAAAGATACAAGACGCCGTCGCAGATTATCCGAGTTGGCGGGTGGAGTGTTCTACAGTGACGCACCAACACTCACCCACGGCCACGAAAACTACGCTTTAGACTTGGAGAATCCATCGCCAGATGAACATAAACAAGCTATGATTAAACTAGAAGATAGTGATGGATTTAATACACAATCATCTGTATGTTAA